From a single Bryobacter aggregatus MPL3 genomic region:
- a CDS encoding dienelactone hydrolase family protein, translating to MHEDLKSELNSLVPDPENHSRRGFLVTTLPVGFALAVQPVSAQTITTNTDGITAGEVKVPVQDGEMPAYRAFPNKGSNFPVVLVIQEIFGVHEHIKDLCRRLAKKGYYAIAPALFARQGDPSTIENVQNLIRDIVSKVPDAQVMADLDATLAFAGKHEGNEKKAAITGYCWGGRIVWLYASHNPKIKAGAAWYGRMEGQGTPLQPTQPIEIAVSLKVPILGLYGGKDQGIPQSSVEKMRVELAKGKSKSEIILYGNAQHGFNADYRPSYGKVDAEDAWARMLAWFKSHGVK from the coding sequence ATGCACGAAGATCTGAAGTCCGAATTGAACAGCCTTGTCCCCGACCCGGAGAATCACTCTCGTCGCGGCTTCCTCGTCACTACCTTGCCGGTCGGCTTCGCCTTAGCCGTGCAACCGGTCAGTGCGCAGACGATCACCACCAATACCGATGGCATCACTGCAGGCGAGGTGAAGGTTCCGGTCCAAGACGGCGAGATGCCCGCTTACCGTGCGTTTCCGAATAAGGGCAGCAACTTCCCGGTAGTGCTCGTGATCCAGGAGATCTTCGGGGTCCATGAACACATCAAGGACTTGTGCCGCCGTCTCGCCAAGAAGGGGTACTATGCCATTGCGCCTGCCCTTTTTGCGCGCCAAGGAGATCCTTCGACAATCGAGAATGTCCAGAATCTGATTCGCGACATTGTGTCCAAGGTTCCCGACGCCCAGGTGATGGCAGACCTCGATGCGACGCTTGCCTTTGCAGGAAAGCACGAGGGTAACGAGAAGAAAGCCGCGATTACCGGCTATTGCTGGGGTGGGCGCATCGTCTGGCTCTACGCGTCTCACAACCCGAAGATCAAGGCGGGAGCAGCCTGGTATGGCCGCATGGAAGGGCAAGGCACCCCACTCCAACCCACCCAACCGATCGAGATCGCCGTCTCTCTCAAAGTCCCGATTCTAGGGCTCTATGGAGGTAAAGACCAGGGCATTCCACAATCGAGCGTAGAGAAGATGCGCGTGGAATTGGCGAAGGGCAAGTCGAAGAGCGAAATTATTCTCTACGGAAATGCGCAGCATGGATTCAATGCGGATTACCGGCCGAGCTACGGGAAAGTGGATGCAGAGGACGCCTGGGCGCGGATGCTCGCCTGGTTCAAGAGTCACGGGGTAAAATA